The Gemmatimonadota bacterium genome contains the following window.
CGCAGGCTGCTTTTGAGCGCTATTTTCAGTTTTTGGATCCGACAGAGCGGGAGTATTACCAGGATTTGTCGCTGGTGGCTCCTGCCGAGGTGCTTTCCAAAATTCAGGGTGCTTTTGGGCGGTCGCTAACACAGCTTCGAGAGGTTTTCTGGCTGGAGCAGGATCCCACGCCGACGACACAGGTGAACGAGCGCCGCGTTGAGCATTATCGGCGGGTGCATTTCGCGCGCTCAAATTTTGCCGAGGGCCTGGAAGAGTGGCACGGTCGGGGATGGGACCGAAGGGGCGATGTGTACATCCGGCTGGGGCATCCGGATCATCAGAGTTGGTCGGATTATCTGGTGTTTGAGACGGATGAAAAAGTCGCAAAGGTGAAGAATCGCCTGAATATGATGGCTGCAAATGCGCTTGAAGAAGTGTCGCCGAGCAAGCATATACACGGGCAGTCGCGGTCGTCTTATGGATTTGGGGTGGAGTCTGAGACGTCTGAGTTGCGGGGTGTGCCGACTTTCCCGATACCCCGCAGGCGCAGTGTGATGCTCGATGGGTCTGAACTGGGGTACAAGTGGGAGTCGTGGATTTATGCCGAGATCGGCGGGGGGATCGAGATTACGTTTCTGGATCCGACGGGTAGCGGGTTTTTCGATTTTGCGCCTATTCCGCCCAATTCGCCCAATCACGCGCTGTGGTCGCGGATGGCTCCCGAGACGGTTGTGGCACAGGTTGTGTCTCAAACGCCTTCGATTTATATGCACGATTACGGGGGCGGTCCTCTGGATCTTTATATGTACACGGCAAATTTCCGCGCGTCGGAGCGAGAGACGGCTATGGAGGCGTATATGGGGGTGCCAATAGTCGCTTTGACGCCGTCGGGGAATTCACAGGTGATGCTGGATCGAGAGGTGGTGGTCTATGATCGTTCGCTGCGGCCGGTTTTTCGGGATAGCGTGCGGGTGGCTGAGGCGATAAGTAGGGAGGTGGAGAAGGGGACGCTGATGGTGGATCAGGTACGCGCGGCGCTGTCTCCGGGACAGTATTTATTGGGCACTCAGGTGCGCGATCCAATAAGCCGAAAAGTTCAGGTGTATAAGACGTATGTCGCGGTTTCATCTTTCCGCGGTGAGGCTCTGGCGCTGAGCGATCTGGAACTGGCAGGGCAGATTGTCGAGGTGGGAGAGCAGGTGGGGAAGTTCCAAAAGGGGGATTTGCGGGTGGTGCCCCTGCCGTCTAAGACTTTTGCGAAGGGGCAACCGGTTTATCTCTATTACGAGGTTTACAATTTGAGCCGGGATGCGTTTGGGCAAACCCGGTACCGCGTGGAATACAGACTTAAGGGGGTACAGGGTACGGGCCTGATTCGGGGATTGGGACGGCTGTTGAGCCAGACTCCGCGGGCAGATGGGGTGCAGATTTCTTATGAGCATACGGGTACTGCGACGTCGGAACCGCTTTATATTGCGCTGGATGTGCCCGAGAATAGCAAGGAGCAGTTGGAGATTGAGGTGGTGGTGACGGATTTGAACAGACCAAATACGCCCAGTGTGAGCAAGCAGGCGCGGTTTTTGCTGGGTGATTGAGGGTTTAGTAGATGCGTTTGATGATGTGATATCCGGCTGGGGTTTTGACGGGGCCACCGACCTTACCGGGTTCGATTTTCTTTACGGCTTGTTCAAATTTGGGCAAGAGGGTGCCGGGCAGAAATGCGCCGAGGTCGCCGCCCTGTCGCCCCGATGCCGTGTCGGTGGAATAGAGTTGTGCAAGCGCTTCAAATTTTGCGCCTGAGTCGAGTTGGTCAAGCACAAGCTGGGCGTCGGCTTCGGTTTTGACGAGGATGTGCTGGACGCGCATTTCTCCGGCTTCGCGTGCTCTTTGAAGCGCGTCCATGCGCGTTTTGGTTTCTCGAAGATTTTCCTGGGCGAGTGCGTGATTGGGTTGGAGACGGACGGCGGTTTGAAAGTGCTGGATAGCGTCTTCATATTGACCCAATTCGAGGTGCGCACTGCCCATGTTATTGTACGCGTCGGCAAAGTTGGGTTTGTAGCGGATGGCTTTTTCGTATTGTGGGATGGCGTCCCGGTATCTGCCTGCATAAGTGTAGAGTAGTCCGAGGTTGTGGTACACGTCGGCGTAGTCGGGTTTGAGTTTGAGTGCCTGCTGGTAGCTCGCTTCGGCTTCCCGGTAATTGCCAGCCATGGTGTGGGCAGCGCCCAGGTTGTTGTGGATTTCGTGGTTGTCGGGGTCGTATTGGATGGCGCGCTGGTACGCGGCTATGGCGCTGTCGATTTGACTGTGCGCGACATAGGCGACGCCCAGGTTGAAGTGGGCTTCGGCAAAGTCGGGTTTGACGGCTATGGCTTTTTGATATTGTGCAATGGCATTGGCATACTGGCCTTTTCCAACGTAGAGATAACCCAGGTTGTTGAGGGCGTCAATCGCATCGGGACGAAGCCCGAGGATGGCTTTGTATTCTTCAATTGCGAGGTCGATTTTGCCTTCGTGGCGATATTTTTCTGCCTGTTCAAAGTGGATGCGGACCTGGCGTTCAGTACAGCCGAAGAGCAGGATAGCTAAGAGGACTAAAAGATAGGGACGTGGGATCATAGTTAAAGGATGTTGATTTCGCGCTGTTGGGTATGGA
Protein-coding sequences here:
- a CDS encoding GWxTD domain-containing protein, with product MKVFVFVLCVFLSAMSAYGATVLLEDGTVLKGEIVSESETEVVLKTLIGELRVAQVHIKILEREDKTEEAEEQVAGAEMQASFGEFEDQVAGLILGEVASADTAAFYKALDRKAKGVFLARFWQARNPLMLKYYYGYHFGHRYVTVSDAYFERGGLIPNKYITRAQAPDEKLVAEAARICDRMLILHPNDVVAMCALGYLRLEQDEVKEAEALFLRAIKKQRKFVEARNGRALAALKMPGQKSRALRLFRETCAMDKAYPAAHYNLGMCHLAMVGMDRVDLDHYFGNVVELFPDHYDAYFKLGVFYEALHYYDKAMKAYSRQIAVNPDHPITPARLAYVAMRLKSAGKKTYSLDELKEMAKTKPKEYLPLLAEMHIERGDFVQAQAAFERYFQFLDPTEREYYQDLSLVAPAEVLSKIQGAFGRSLTQLREVFWLEQDPTPTTQVNERRVEHYRRVHFARSNFAEGLEEWHGRGWDRRGDVYIRLGHPDHQSWSDYLVFETDEKVAKVKNRLNMMAANALEEVSPSKHIHGQSRSSYGFGVESETSELRGVPTFPIPRRRSVMLDGSELGYKWESWIYAEIGGGIEITFLDPTGSGFFDFAPIPPNSPNHALWSRMAPETVVAQVVSQTPSIYMHDYGGGPLDLYMYTANFRASERETAMEAYMGVPIVALTPSGNSQVMLDREVVVYDRSLRPVFRDSVRVAEAISREVEKGTLMVDQVRAALSPGQYLLGTQVRDPISRKVQVYKTYVAVSSFRGEALALSDLELAGQIVEVGEQVGKFQKGDLRVVPLPSKTFAKGQPVYLYYEVYNLSRDAFGQTRYRVEYRLKGVQGTGLIRGLGRLLSQTPRADGVQISYEHTGTATSEPLYIALDVPENSKEQLEIEVVVTDLNRPNTPSVSKQARFLLGD
- a CDS encoding tetratricopeptide repeat protein is translated as MIPRPYLLVLLAILLFGCTERQVRIHFEQAEKYRHEGKIDLAIEEYKAILGLRPDAIDALNNLGYLYVGKGQYANAIAQYQKAIAVKPDFAEAHFNLGVAYVAHSQIDSAIAAYQRAIQYDPDNHEIHNNLGAAHTMAGNYREAEASYQQALKLKPDYADVYHNLGLLYTYAGRYRDAIPQYEKAIRYKPNFADAYNNMGSAHLELGQYEDAIQHFQTAVRLQPNHALAQENLRETKTRMDALQRAREAGEMRVQHILVKTEADAQLVLDQLDSGAKFEALAQLYSTDTASGRQGGDLGAFLPGTLLPKFEQAVKKIEPGKVGGPVKTPAGYHIIKRIY